The Primulina huaijiensis isolate GDHJ02 chromosome 17, ASM1229523v2, whole genome shotgun sequence genome window below encodes:
- the LOC140962285 gene encoding protein CHAPERONE-LIKE PROTEIN OF POR1, chloroplastic-like produces the protein MVTALSVRLNHSLLGRGSHRPRPPTPLRPPSTPIIKAVEPDRRGSWGTRLTRRMLALPIQAGSRADDSASFEMSVENALKLLGVPEEASFEDILRAKNSLVAACKDDQQAISQVEAAYDMLLMQSLSQRRAGKVVNSNIRYADVKPVNAPKMDSMPKWLRSTVKSSPLSIEAPSTSELGVQAGVYGVLMVLTYVNGVSASSTTPYAVADVPGLILATSFGTSLYFMTKKNIKLGKATVITIGGLVAGAVVGSAVESWLQVDIVPFMGLHSPVTVMSEFILFSQLLVSLYLR, from the exons ATGGTTACAGCTCTATCGGTCCGGCTAAATCACTCACTTCTGGGCCGCGGTTCGCACAGACCCAGACCCCCAACTCCTCTCCGGCCTCCCTCAACCCCGATAATCAAGGCGGTCGAGCCAGACCGCCGTGGTTCGTGGGGTACACGGTTGACCCGGCGCATGCTAGCTTTGCCGATCCAAGCTGGCTCACGAGCTGACGATTCGGCGTCTTTCGAGATGTCAGTGGAGAATGCCCTCAAACTCCTCGGTGTTCCAGAGGAAGCTTCGTTTGAGGATATTCTTCGAGCCAAGAATTCACTTGTTGCCGCTTGTAAAGATGACCAGCAAGCAATTTCTCAG GTAGAGGCTGCATATGACATGCTGCTGATGCAAAGCTTATCACAAAGGAGAGCGGGGAAAGTTGTGAATAGCAACATTCGTTATGCTGATGTTAAACCTGtaaatgctcctaaaatggatTCAATGCCTAAATGGCTACGGAGTACTGTAAAAAGTTCACCTCTTTCGATTGAAGCACCATCAACCAGTGAGTTGGGTGTGCAAGCCGGAGTTTATGGGGTTTTAATGGTCTTGACATATGTAAATGGAGTTTCAGCATCTTCAACGACGCCATATGCAGTGGCTGATGTGCCTGGCCTGATCTTAGCAACTAGTTTTGGGACATCCTTGTATTTCATGACcaagaaaaatataaagttgg GGAAGGCAACAGTGATTACTATTGGAGGTCTTGTGGCTGGTGCGGTAGTGGGTTCAGCAGTTGAGAGTTGGTTGCAAGTCGATATCGTCCCGTTTATGGGCTTACACTCTCCCGTTACCGTTATGAGTGAATTCATACTCTTCTCACAGCTTTTGGTCTCCTTATACTTGAGATAG
- the LOC140963328 gene encoding V-type proton ATPase subunit B2, which yields MGVAQNNVEMEEGTLEIGMEYRTVSGVAGPLVILDKVKGPKYQEIVNIRLGDGTTRRGQVLEVDGEKAVVQVFEGTSGIDNKYTTVQFTGEVLKTPVSLDMLGRIFNGSGKPIDNGPPILPEAYLDISGNSINPSERTYPEEMIQTGISTIDVMNSIARGQKIPLFSAAGLPHNEIAAQICRQAGLVKRLEKSDNLLEHDGEDNFAIVFAAMGVNMETAQFFKRDFEENGSMERVTLFLNLANDPTIERIITPRIALTTAEYLAYECGKHVLVILTDMSSYADALREVSAAREEVPGRRGYPGYMYTDLATIYERAGRIEGRKGSITQIPILTMPNDDITHPTPDLTGYITEGQIYIDRQLHNRQIYPPINVLPSLSRLMKSAIGEGMTRRDHSDVSNQLYANYAIGKDVQAMKAVVGEEALSSEDLLYLEFLDKFERKFVAQGAYDTRNIFQSLDLAWTLLRIFPRELLHRIPAKTLDQYYSRDAAN from the exons ATGGGCGTGGCGCAAAACAACGTTGAAATGGAGGAAGGAACTTTGGAGATTGGAATGG AATACAGAACTGTGTCGGGAGTTGCTGGACCTCTGGTTATTCTTGACAAAGTCAAG GGACCTAAGTACCAAGAAATTGTCAATATTCGCCTAGGAGATGGAACAACCCGACGTGGGCAGGTCTTGGAAGTTGATGGCGAGAAGGCTGTTGTTCAG GTTTTTGAAGGAACGTCTGGAATCGATAACAAATATACAACTGTTCAGTTTACAGGAGAG GTTTTAAAAACACCTGTCTCGTTGGACATGCTTGGCCGTATTTTTAATGGTTCTGGGAAGCCCATTGACAATGGGCCGCCTATTCTTCCGGAGGCTTATTTGGATATTTCTGGCAA TTCCATTAATCCTAGTGAAAGAACGTATCCTGAAGAAATGATACAGACTGGAATTTCTACTATTGATGTCATGAACTCAATTGCCCGAGGGCAAAAGATTCCTCTTTTTTCTGCTGCTGGTCTTCCTCACAATGAAATTGCTGCCCAAATCTGTCGTCAGGCTGGTTTGGTCAAACGGTTGGAGAAATCTGATAATCTTCTTGAG CATGATGGAGAAGACAATTTTGCCATTGTCTTTGCAGCTATGGGAGTCAACATGGAGACAGCCCAGTTCTTTAAACGTGATTTTGAGGAAAATGGATCCATGGAGAGAGTGACCCTTTTTCTTAACTTG GCCAATGACCCAACAATAGAACGCATCATTACTCCACGTATTGCTCTGACAACTGCAGAATACTTGGCATACGAATGTGGGAAGCATGTTCTGGTCATATTGACAGATATGAGTTCTTATGCTGATGCTCTCCGTGAG GTATCTGCGGCTCGAGAAGAAGTGCCTGGAAGGCGTGGATATCCTGGTTACATGTACACTGATCTTGCTACTATCTATGAACGAGCTGGACGTATTGAAGGAAGAAAGGGATCCATCACACAAATCCCTATTCTGACTATGCCTAATGATG ACATCACACATCCAACTCCAGATCTTACTGGTTATATTACTGAGGGGCAAATATATATTGACAGACAACTTCATAATCGGCAG ATATACCCTCCTATAAATGTGCTGCCATCCTTGTCTCGTCTGATGAAG AGTGCCATTGGAGAGGGAATGACCCGTAGGGATCACTCCGATGTATCTAACCAG CTATATGCAAACTATGCCATTGGAAAGGATGTCCAGGCGATGAAAGCTGTGGTTGGAGAAGAAGCACTTTCCTCAGAAGATCTG CTATATCTTGAGTTTCTCGATAAATTTGAGAGGAAGTTTGTCGCACAAGGAGCATACGACACCCGTAACATATTCCAGTCACTGGACCTGGCATGGACACTGCTCCGGATCTTTCCCCGGGAGCTTCTTCACCGTATCCCAGCTAAAACACTCGATCAATACTACAGCAGGGATGCAGCAAACTAA